Part of the Zygotorulaspora mrakii chromosome 2, complete sequence genome, ATTCGGGTCTTACTATCTAAGGCACGAATTCTACCACGATGTACATCCCCCGTTAGGTAAAATGCTTATTGCCTTGACGGAATGGCTAGCTGGGTTCGATGGtcaatttgattttgacTCGAATAATGCTTATCCGGATTCTGTAAACTATACACGTATTCGTCAATTGAATGCAGTATTCGGTGCATTGTGCTCTCCGGTAGCATACTTTACCTGTTTGAATATGAAGTTCAGCATTTGGACTACCTATCTCATTACTTTAATGGTGACATTAGAGCATTCTTTCATCGTATTGTCGAAATTCATATTGCTAGATTCAATGCTGCTCTTCTTCACGATGACAACATTTGGATGCATGGTTAAACTATATACGCTTCGAGGAAAGAGTTTCACTAGGACATGGTCACTTTGGATGCTTTTAACAGGTGTTTCCATTGGTTGTGTTTGTTCCGTTAAATGGGTTGGTCTTTTTATTACAATCGTGGTTGGGCTGTTCACAATTTCAGAATTATATGAAATGCACTGCAAAGgtgagaagaaaaaattgaagcatTGGTTAATTAGAATTATCGATTTGATTATCATTCCATTTTTAATCtatcttttctgtttcaaGATCCATTTTACACTTTTGTATAAATCAGGTACTGGCGATGGTTCCACAAATACGCTATTCCAAATTAATTTAGAGAATAATAAGATCGAAAATGGTCCTAGAGACATCGTTTTCGGCTCAAACGTCACTATAAGATCACATGGCTTGAGTCCAAATTTATTGCATTCTCACGTCCAATCGTATCCAGAGGGATCCCAACAAAAACAAGTGACAGGCTACGGCTTTGCAGATACCAACAATATGTGGGAAATCAAATTTCCAAGAGAATCTTATCCAAAACCGGCGAACAACGGAAGACCAATTAAATTGACAGATAAAGCTGTGATAAGACTTGGACATATTAATACAGCTTGTAATCTTCATTCACATGAAATATCTTCGCATGTTTCTCGTGGCAACTTTGAAGTGTCAGGTTACGGTTCAGAGGTTGTCGgagattcaaaagataattGGGTgattgaaattgttgaacaaTTGGGCTCTTCAAATCCGAATTTTCCAAAGGAAGATTCAGACGTTGTTCATCCtgtttcaactttttttagATTGCGGCATCAAGATCTTGGTTGTTATTTGACTTCAACAGGCTTTTCATATCCAGCTTGGGGTTTTAAACAATCAGAAATTGTATGTAAATATTCATGGAGTCACAGAGATAAGTCGACTTGGTGGAATGTTGAAGAGCATTGGAATGAGAATTTACAAATTTCACCAGATTACGTGCCAccgaaatcaaaattttggacAGATTTTATTCTAATCAATTTTGCTATGGCTTCGTCAAATAATGCGTTGGTACCTGATGGAGATAAGTATGATAACTTAGCAACGAAAGCTTGGGAATGGCCAATTTTGCACACAGGACTAAGAATGTGTGCTTGGACGAATAACATGACGAAATATTATCTGTTGGGCTCTCCATTCAATACGTGgctatcaacaatttcattgTTTGTCTTCCCCTTCATAACTCTAAATTTGTTAATTAGTTGGAAAAGACAACGAATCAATTTGAGCTCTCATCAAGTTTGGCTCTTTGCCATCCAGGGAGTTTTCCCATTCATTGCATGGATGACACACTATCTACCATTCGCTACTATGGGCAGAGTTACTTACGTTCATCATTACGTTCCAGCATTGTATTTTGCAATGCTAGTATTTGGATTCGTTGTTGAATTTTCGTTAAGGAGATCTAATAGATGGTTAAGGCAAATAATTTAcaatattttattttttggttGCATTTATATATACTTACTTTTCTCTCCACTGTGTCAAGGTATGACAGGCTCAGCAGCGAAATATTTTAAATTACAGTGGTTTAAAAGTTGGGATATAGTTCTATAAGTTTTACGTATTTATTGAATTCAGACGAACGGAATATATTCTGCAAGAACAGTCACTGCTTGCTACTGCTAATAATAGTTTgtcatctcttttcatatttgacCATCTCATTCTCATTATTTTACCTGCTGGTGTTATACTATCGTCAAGCTTTGTCAACAACTCGAAAGCTCCAGAATTAAAAGTATATATTAAAACTGAACCACTTTCTAAACCGAGTGCAATGAGAATCTTACCATCTATTAAGCATTCATAAATGGATACAGCTGTTACAGATTCTATCAATTTGAGAGTGCCGTCCAAAACAAACTCTTTAGTAGCAATGTCGTTTTTCCATACTTTAACAGATCTATCCCTCGAAGCGGTAATAAAAACCTCACCAGCCTCTAATGGGGCCCAATCACAATCCCAAATAATCCTACTGTGtgctttttccttcttatatttcaatacaaatgttttgtcttcaaaatttctttgcCAAATGGCCCAATTCCGATCTCTAGAAACACTCAATAAATATTTGtcattctttgaaaatctaAGTTTGGTAATCGTCAAGGCATGGAAAGCTAGTGATGGCTTCAACTCTAACCAGGTTGCTGTATCAAACATACGAATAACTGCATGTTGAGGTGTATTTGATCTGCATGCAGATGCAATTAAAGATGAATCTGGTGAAACATCAACGCAGGATATTTCGTAACCATGACCATAcagcttttcaatttcaggCCATAATAAATGCCTCTGTAATTGATCTTCAGTCGGTGGGTGCCCTAAGGAAGCAGCTAGATCATatgaaatatttttggtATCGTTGGTCTCACGAGAATTAGGGTCCTCATCTTCACTATCTTCTTGATCCGCAGAGCTTGCTGCTTTATTGGATAAACCTAAGGCTGGTAGTGATGCGGATGCAGCTATGCCATCATTCGCCTTAAAGTTACATCCCacaaatttttgcaaaatttcgGAGACACCTTTAGGCAGATCAAATGATCttagaattttttcatcgCCACCACTTACAAATCTACCGTTAGAAATTGGTTCGACACAAATCATATCATAACCATGAATCTGGGGCCTCGAGAATTCATGCCAAGTAGCAACCGGCCGCTTACTTCCTGATGCATTATATATCCACGGCGCATAAAGCCTCGTTGTTTGATCTAACGAGGTTGCTAATAAATAGTCGCCGGTTCCAGACCAGGCCACATCTGTGACCTCCTTCGTAGAGCCTGAAATACCAATGTATTGCTCCCATGTCACAGTATCCTCTGATGACCATATTCTCCAAGAGCCAGTTTTACCGTTTGTCAATATATAGTCCTTGCCATTAGAGTGAAACCATAAGCACGACCAAAATCCACCAGAAGATCCTGTTGCGGTGGAAGCACCCTTCGTTGATATTTCACCTAGTCTTGACCCACAAATCCAAACACCAGAGGTCTCATCAGGTTCCCACACAATTAGTGATGTGTCTGCAGTAGACGCCAGCAACTGTAGTCGACTTTGATGCCACTTCAGGGATGAAATCCAATCATCATGGCCCATAATCAaagcttcaaaattaatGACAACTTTCATATTGTTTCTCATCTCAAATTTATACTTCTTGTTACTCAACAAATTTGGTCTATCTTGATCCTCATCGACGTAGACACTCCTGTCATTTATTCTTATCCGCCATAATCTGATGTATCTGTCCTGCGACCCCGATGCTAAGAGGAAATCTCCAGGAGTCTCCATTGTACGAAATGCTAATGATTTAATCCAGTCTTCGTGGCCTTCTAACTCAGCGGCTAACTCACATTTCAAAGACccgttttcttcaaaggtTAAGGAGTACATAAATAAGTTGACACTCGTACCTCCAATGGCAAGTAAAAAGCTGTTGCTATCAATTTCACTGAGTGCTAATGTCAGCGGGAATATACCCTTACGAACGAAGAACTCGGTACTCAGACAAAACTTTCCATCCTGCAACACCCAAATGGAGATAAGTCCATCTGCGCTCCCTACAacaaataaattttttacaaCAGCTAATGCCACTAAGGTTTGCTTATAATGCTCGACGCTCTGGATACACTTTAAACTCGAAAAATCCCATATCTTAACGTGATGATCTTCAGAAACAGAAATCACATAATTGTTATCTTCCATAAACTTGACACACGTTACATCCGCATCGTGTCCTTTCAACGTAAGATAGACTCCATTCGACGATTCATTGAGAGGTCTCCACATTGCAATGGTTTTTCCAGCACCAAACGCAACAACCTTCTCATGTCGATGAACATCACTAACCTGAGTCTGCTTGTTACAACCGATAAATATTGCGTCAGAAGTTACCTCCGACATCTTAAACCAAGCTAATTATGGAACGCTTGTCCTGTTTACCTAGTAGACCGTTTTCAAATAGATACAATTTGCGATGAGCCTAGCGCTCTTGGTGTtgctaaaatttttcaggTTCATCATGCTAATGAAAAAACGAATATATCGAACTAAACAGTCGAAcagagatgaaaaagtgaGAGCTGTCCATTCAATGGACTTTCTACATTGTTGTATAGTTTATAAACCGATTAATTCATAATAAATAATTTGGAGGTTGATAGCTGAATTGattaaaagaaaaaaatcataaGTCTAAGACACAACCATGAGAAGCGTCAGAGACTAATTTAGCGTACTTTGATAAAGTACCTCTTGTATAACGAGGAGCTGGTGCAGTCCATTTTGATCTACGATCAGTCATTTCTTGTTCAGGGACCAAAAGATCGATTTTGTTGTTATCGGAATCAATAATAATTTCATCACCATCTTTGACTAAAGCAATTGGACCACCTTCAGCAGCTTCAGGAACGATATGCCCGATGAGGAAACCGTGGGATCCACCAGAGAATCTACCATCTGTTAGTAATGCAACGTCTTTACCTAAACCGTAACCCATTAATGCAGAAGAAGGTTTTAACATTTCTGGCATACCTGGACCACCTTTTGGACCTTCATATCTGATAACAACGACTGTCTTTTCACCTTTCTTGATCTCACCACGTTCCAAAGCACGAATGAATGctgattcttcttcaaaaacgcgagcttttcctttgaaatatgttcCTTCTTTACCAGTGATTTTACCAACTGCACCACCTGGTGCTAAGGAGCCATATAGAATTTGTAAATGACCACTTGTCTTAATAGGTTGAGAGATAGGTTTAATGACTGTTTGACCTTCTTTTAAGCTTGTTGCCTTGGCCGCACGCTCGGCAAGAGTCTCACCAGTAACAGTGAGAGTGTCCCCATGCAAGAAACCATTTTCGAACAGATACTTGATGACCGCTTGTGTACCACCTACTGTAATTAAATCGGCCATAACATGTTTACCAGATGGTTTGAAATCACCGATTAGAGGCGTCTTATTACTAATTCTTTGGAAATCATCTGGGGTCACCTTAACACCGCACGAGTGAGCAATTGCGACCAAATGAAGGACTGCATTGGTGGATCCACCGGTAGCAACAACATAAGTAATGGCATTCTCAAATGCAGCCTTGGTGAAAATGTCAGAAGGTAGAATTCCTAAATCtaatgttttttttatacTTTCACCAATGTTGTCACATTCTGCGATTTTCTCCTTCGAAATTGCTGGATAAGCTGAAGAGTTTGGCATAGTAATACCCAAAACTTCAGCTGCAGAAGCCATGGTATTAGCAGTGTACATACCACCGCAAGATCCTGGACCTGGACAGGCATGTTCCACCACGTCCTCTCTTTCCTTCTCAGTGAATTGCTTGGAAATATATTGACCGTAAGATTGGAAAGCGGCCACAAGATCAATGTCCTTTGGAATGGCAGGTGATCCGCAAGTTGGATGACCTGGCATAATCGTACCACCATACACCATAATTGATGGCCTGTTGTGTCTACCCATAGCCATCATGACACCTGGCATATTCTTGTCACACGATGGAATTGCAATATTAGCATCGTAATGTTGTGCCATCATGATGGTCTCAAATGAATCTGCAATAATTTCTCTACTTTGTAGAGAGTATCTCATACCCTTAGTACCCATGGAAATACCATCAGAAACACCGATTGAGTTAAATTGCATTGCTTTCATACCGGCTTTTTCGACTGACGCTGAACATCTGTTGTTCAAGTCCATCAAATGCATGTTACAAGGGTTACCGGACCACCAACATGAGCCAACACCAACTTGAGGTTTTTTGAAGTCACTCTTTTTGAATCCAGTAGCATAAAGCATCGCCTGTGAAGCACCTTGGTCCTTTGGTTCGGTAATCACCTGAGAGTATctgttcaatttctttgcGACATTCTTGGTGGTAGAAAAATGTCTACCACTTGCAATTTTACCTAACATCCCCATTACTGATTGATGATGGTATATGTGTGAATACAAATTACAATACCAATCTAGATAAAGGCTGCTGTAAAAGTTAAGATGTAACAATGACTATCTAAAATATACAGACTTTTCAAGTCATGACTGATATATAATAGCATCATCGTGAAAAAttcttaaaaaaaaaaaaaaaaaaaaaaaagaatcaaaaaaggtACCCGCAGTGTCAACAATCAGCCATTCTCcaaggaagaaataaaatcaGGTGCTCCCATAGCACTCTTAGAGGTCAGAAGTTTGCAATAGAAGCGGAAATATAACGTAAGGCCGGGGGAGAGGTTATTACATATTATGAAATATAAGAAACGTAGTGTAGTATTCATAGCGTCCTATCATTTATTTATCTTTGGCACCATGTTGGTCGTCATCGCCATCATCTGAGCTAGTACCATTTTCTTCAGGAACGGGCGAGTTCTCATTGTCATTGTCGTCGTTATCATCACTATTTTTATCCCTATTAATGGACTggctttcttcttcaccCGTAGTACTACTGTTGGATGTGCTTGGACTACTCGGAGTGGACATACTGGAAACATTTGTTGTCTCACCCGTGAATTCACTTGCGAAATCGCTTGCTGGACTCTTTTCTCTTATTAATCGTTTACCTCTTTCTAGTGTTTTCTTTAAGTTCTCATCAAGGGCTCCTCCAACTAGTTTAGAGTACAGCTTGTTCCCTAGAGTCTTTCTAAGCAGAATTTCCCTGACTTCAAAGTACAAATCCTTGGAAGCGTTGTTTAGGTGCACCTGgtttttcttgaaatatgaCCTGAAATCATTTATatgtttcttgaaatctagttcatttttcttgagCCATGAAATGTTTAGTTCTTCTTTGGTGGCACCACGAGCAAAATTTCTCATAAGATATTGATCGTAGTCTCTTATGATTTTTGTGATAATGTCACTCGTGGAAATCCCATTAGTTCTCTGTGTGACCAAAAACTTGCCTGTCTCTTTCACTGGTCTATAAATATCGTCGCTGCCGGCACTTCCGTAAGGTATGTCATCATGGGCAACATAGTCTATATTATGCTCTTTTAAAAATTCTGGATTTATCACCCATGGTGCATTTGGAATCACTTCATCTACCCATTTGCAATGTTTAAGAGTTTCACAACGTTGTTCATCGGTCAACACAGTCAAACCCTTTAGTTTATGCGTAATTCGATCACTTGGTATACCGCAGATTAATTTCACGTTTGGTAGAGCCTTCTTACATTGCTCCAGCTGTTTCATGTGACccaaatgaaagagatcaaATACACCATCTGCGTAAACTCTGAGAGGTCTATCCTTCGGTGGGATGTTGAATCGGTAGCCCTTTGGCCTATACTTTCTGAGCTCTTCCGGCAACTCAGAGTcgtatttcttttcacgcacttgaaatttcttctcCTCCTCCTGCAAATCAGCATCACGGTTCTTTCGAGAGCGGCTCATCTTGACCTTGCGACCTCTTCCTGGAGAGTTAAAGTCATTATCACTGCTGTTGTCTTCATCccttttcctcttcttattcatatgaaaaagattggtaaatgaagagtttgaCAGCctgcttttcaaagagttgCTTTTGGGTGATTCGCTCATCTCGAGAATATGATAGCGTATAGCTTTGCCAACTTTCCCTTTGTGAATTGCAATTTTGTGTTTTCGATTCAGgctttcaattttttcagcatGACAGAACCTCTTTTCTGTTTGCAATGAATTCCTGCGAACTCAGAAATTGACATAGACATCATGTGAAATTTGTATCACCTGCTTCTACTTGAGGATTCTTTGTTGGATGCAGCAATTGTTAAGATCATACTGTTGTCATTGAGGGGACTCTGGCTGTCCAAGACtttttattcaagaaaatgaagcCCCAGTCATCAAATGTTGCTAGAGCGCACGGGACCATTCTCTTGAGAGCTCTACATCGTATATATATGAGCTTGCATATAGTAGAGTTATGAGATATTTGAGTGCctattttcttgatttctcGTTTCATTCACCATTTCTTGGAGGACACTAACACGTCGTTTGGTTCTCAAATGAACTGCGAAGTCCATTTGCTTTTCTCACAATAATCTCTTGTACACATACATTatagaatgaaaatgatattcTGGAGGGGTAAACCATTCAGACAACAATACAATTGTAGATGTCCATATCAGCTAGGTCTATTAGCGGTATTAAGTACGTCGACGCAGCCCAGCTTTACCAGTGGCTAAAGAGTGGGGAGACTTCGTTGTCGCAGCCATTCCAGGTCATTGATGTTAGAGGTTCAGATTACGTTGCAGGACATATAAAAGGATGTTGGAACTACCCGTATAAGAGACTGGCCAGCGACGACACATTCATGAGGCAGTTAATTGAACGTTTGTATCAGGCATGCAAAGACGCTGATAGCGACAGCATAAACGTTGTCTTTCACTGTGCGCAGTCCCAACAAAGGGGTCCAGCAGCAGCGATGAAACTCCTCAGAGAGCTGTCGGACAACGAACTGGACAATTTTAACGTCTGTGTTCTAAGAGGTGGGTTCAACCATT contains:
- the PCT1 gene encoding choline-phosphate cytidylyltransferase (similar to Saccharomyces cerevisiae PCT1 (YGR202C); ancestral locus Anc_5.137), which translates into the protein MSESPKSNSLKSRLSNSSFTNLFHMNKKRKRDEDNSSDNDFNSPGRGRKVKMSRSRKNRDADLQEEEKKFQVREKKYDSELPEELRKYRPKGYRFNIPPKDRPLRVYADGVFDLFHLGHMKQLEQCKKALPNVKLICGIPSDRITHKLKGLTVLTDEQRCETLKHCKWVDEVIPNAPWVINPEFLKEHNIDYVAHDDIPYGSAGSDDIYRPVKETGKFLVTQRTNGISTSDIITKIIRDYDQYLMRNFARGATKEELNISWLKKNELDFKKHINDFRSYFKKNQVHLNNASKDLYFEVREILLRKTLGNKLYSKLVGGALDENLKKTLERGKRLIREKSPASDFASEFTGETTNVSSMSTPSSPSTSNSSTTGEEESQSINRDKNSDDNDDNDNENSPVPEENGTSSDDGDDDQHGAKDK
- the YCH1 gene encoding phosphatase YCH1 (similar to Saccharomyces cerevisiae YGR203W; ancestral locus Anc_5.136), whose amino-acid sequence is MSISARSISGIKYVDAAQLYQWLKSGETSLSQPFQVIDVRGSDYVAGHIKGCWNYPYKRLASDDTFMRQLIERLYQACKDADSDSINVVFHCAQSQQRGPAAAMKLLRELSDNELDNFNVCVLRGGFNHWQDVYGDDSTVTEDYQPDIWSW
- the ILV3 gene encoding dihydroxy-acid dehydratase ILV3 (similar to Saccharomyces cerevisiae ILV3 (YJR016C); ancestral locus Anc_5.138); protein product: MGMLGKIASGRHFSTTKNVAKKLNRYSQVITEPKDQGASQAMLYATGFKKSDFKKPQVGVGSCWWSGNPCNMHLMDLNNRCSASVEKAGMKAMQFNSIGVSDGISMGTKGMRYSLQSREIIADSFETIMMAQHYDANIAIPSCDKNMPGVMMAMGRHNRPSIMVYGGTIMPGHPTCGSPAIPKDIDLVAAFQSYGQYISKQFTEKEREDVVEHACPGPGSCGGMYTANTMASAAEVLGITMPNSSAYPAISKEKIAECDNIGESIKKTLDLGILPSDIFTKAAFENAITYVVATGGSTNAVLHLVAIAHSCGVKVTPDDFQRISNKTPLIGDFKPSGKHVMADLITVGGTQAVIKYLFENGFLHGDTLTVTGETLAERAAKATSLKEGQTVIKPISQPIKTSGHLQILYGSLAPGGAVGKITGKEGTYFKGKARVFEEESAFIRALERGEIKKGEKTVVVIRYEGPKGGPGMPEMLKPSSALMGYGLGKDVALLTDGRFSGGSHGFLIGHIVPEAAEGGPIALVKDGDEIIIDSDNNKIDLLVPEQEMTDRRSKWTAPAPRYTRGTLSKYAKLVSDASHGCVLDL
- the PMT6 gene encoding dolichyl-phosphate-mannose-protein mannosyltransferase PMT6 (similar to Saccharomyces cerevisiae PMT6 (YGR199W); ancestral locus Anc_5.140), with the translated sequence MDKGNSGDTIGDMKWKENVQSIARFLAPLIFTTLSFYVRFKDIGKNDYVVWDEAHFGKFGSYYLRHEFYHDVHPPLGKMLIALTEWLAGFDGQFDFDSNNAYPDSVNYTRIRQLNAVFGALCSPVAYFTCLNMKFSIWTTYLITLMVTLEHSFIVLSKFILLDSMLLFFTMTTFGCMVKLYTLRGKSFTRTWSLWMLLTGVSIGCVCSVKWVGLFITIVVGLFTISELYEMHCKGEKKKLKHWLIRIIDLIIIPFLIYLFCFKIHFTLLYKSGTGDGSTNTLFQINLENNKIENGPRDIVFGSNVTIRSHGLSPNLLHSHVQSYPEGSQQKQVTGYGFADTNNMWEIKFPRESYPKPANNGRPIKLTDKAVIRLGHINTACNLHSHEISSHVSRGNFEVSGYGSEVVGDSKDNWVIEIVEQLGSSNPNFPKEDSDVVHPVSTFFRLRHQDLGCYLTSTGFSYPAWGFKQSEIVCKYSWSHRDKSTWWNVEEHWNENLQISPDYVPPKSKFWTDFILINFAMASSNNALVPDGDKYDNLATKAWEWPILHTGLRMCAWTNNMTKYYLLGSPFNTWLSTISLFVFPFITLNLLISWKRQRINLSSHQVWLFAIQGVFPFIAWMTHYLPFATMGRVTYVHHYVPALYFAMLVFGFVVEFSLRRSNRWLRQIIYNILFFGCIYIYLLFSPLCQGMTGSAAKYFKLQWFKSWDIVL
- the ELP2 gene encoding Elongator subunit ELP2 (similar to Saccharomyces cerevisiae ELP2 (YGR200C); ancestral locus Anc_5.139), which encodes MSEVTSDAIFIGCNKQTQVSDVHRHEKVVAFGAGKTIAMWRPLNESSNGVYLTLKGHDADVTCVKFMEDNNYVISVSEDHHVKIWDFSSLKCIQSVEHYKQTLVALAVVKNLFVVGSADGLISIWVLQDGKFCLSTEFFVRKGIFPLTLALSEIDSNSFLLAIGGTSVNLFMYSLTFEENGSLKCELAAELEGHEDWIKSLAFRTMETPGDFLLASGSQDRYIRLWRIRINDRSVYVDEDQDRPNLLSNKKYKFEMRNNMKVVINFEALIMGHDDWISSLKWHQSRLQLLASTADTSLIVWEPDETSGVWICGSRLGEISTKGASTATGSSGGFWSCLWFHSNGKDYILTNGKTGSWRIWSSEDTVTWEQYIGISGSTKEVTDVAWSGTGDYLLATSLDQTTRLYAPWIYNASGSKRPVATWHEFSRPQIHGYDMICVEPISNGRFVSGGDEKILRSFDLPKGVSEILQKFVGCNFKANDGIAASASLPALGLSNKAASSADQEDSEDEDPNSRETNDTKNISYDLAASLGHPPTEDQLQRHLLWPEIEKLYGHGYEISCVDVSPDSSLIASACRSNTPQHAVIRMFDTATWLELKPSLAFHALTITKLRFSKNDKYLLSVSRDRNWAIWQRNFEDKTFVLKYKKEKAHSRIIWDCDWAPLEAGEVFITASRDRSVKVWKNDIATKEFVLDGTLKLIESVTAVSIYECLIDGKILIALGLESGSVLIYTFNSGAFELLTKLDDSITPAGKIMRMRWSNMKRDDKLLLAVASSDCSCRIYSVRLNSINT